A window of the Proteus terrae subsp. cibarius genome harbors these coding sequences:
- the apaG gene encoding Co2+/Mg2+ efflux protein ApaG, giving the protein MFTSSKVAIQVQSVYIESQSSPEDERYVFAYTISIHNLNKCAIRLLRRYWLITNAQGNTTEVRGEGVVGEQPLIEPGTQYRYTSGAVLETPMGTMEGHYEMIDTDGRLFQIDIPVFRLALPTLIN; this is encoded by the coding sequence ATGTTCACCTCATCAAAAGTGGCGATACAAGTCCAAAGCGTTTACATTGAAAGCCAATCTTCCCCTGAAGATGAGCGATATGTTTTTGCTTATACCATATCAATTCATAATTTGAATAAATGTGCAATTCGCCTCCTGCGCCGCTATTGGTTGATCACAAATGCACAAGGTAATACCACTGAAGTTCGAGGTGAAGGTGTTGTCGGCGAACAGCCACTTATTGAGCCTGGCACACAGTACCGCTATACCAGTGGTGCCGTTCTTGAAACACCGATGGGAACAATGGAAGGCCATTATGAAATGATTGACACTGATGGTCGATTATTTCAAATAGATATCCCCGTTTTCCGCCTTGCACTTCCAACATTGATAAACTAA
- the rsmA gene encoding 16S rRNA (adenine(1518)-N(6)/adenine(1519)-N(6))-dimethyltransferase RsmA yields MNNRVHQGHFARKRFGQNFLTDSYIIESIVESIYPQPGEAIVEIGPGLGAITEPVGARMDKMTVVEIDRDLAARLEVHPTLKDKLTIIQQDAMTIDFAQLAKERQQPLRVFGNLPYNISTPLMFHLFSFADAISDMTFMLQKEVVNRLVAGHGSKTYGRLSVMAQYYCQIIPVLEVPPTSFKPAPKVDSAVVRLIPYKEKPYPVTDITMLSRITAQAFNQRRKTLRNSLGGLLTAEDMIALDIDPTARAENISVEQYCKVANWLSQKQDSQA; encoded by the coding sequence ATGAATAATAGAGTCCATCAGGGGCACTTTGCCCGCAAACGCTTCGGGCAGAACTTTTTAACAGACAGCTATATTATTGAAAGTATTGTTGAATCCATTTATCCTCAACCCGGTGAAGCCATTGTTGAAATTGGTCCTGGTTTAGGTGCAATTACAGAGCCAGTAGGCGCAAGAATGGATAAAATGACGGTTGTAGAAATTGACCGTGATTTAGCCGCTCGTTTAGAAGTTCATCCTACATTAAAAGACAAGCTGACCATTATTCAGCAAGATGCAATGACGATCGATTTTGCACAATTAGCAAAAGAGCGTCAGCAGCCTCTGCGTGTTTTTGGTAACTTGCCTTATAACATTTCTACACCACTAATGTTCCACTTATTCAGTTTTGCTGACGCAATTTCTGATATGACATTTATGTTGCAAAAAGAAGTGGTTAACCGCCTTGTTGCTGGTCACGGTAGCAAAACTTATGGTCGCTTAAGTGTGATGGCGCAATATTATTGCCAAATCATCCCTGTACTTGAAGTTCCACCTACTTCATTTAAACCAGCTCCTAAAGTTGATTCTGCGGTTGTTCGCTTGATCCCTTACAAAGAAAAACCATACCCAGTAACGGATATTACAATGCTTAGCCGTATTACCGCTCAAGCATTCAATCAACGCCGTAAAACACTACGTAACAGCTTAGGCGGATTACTCACAGCAGAAGATATGATAGCACTTGATATCGATCCAACTGCAAGAGCAGAAAATATTTCTGTTGAGCAATACTGCAAAGTGGCAAACTGGTTATCGCAAAAGCAAGACTCACAAGCATAA
- the apaH gene encoding bis(5'-nucleosyl)-tetraphosphatase (symmetrical) ApaH, which produces MATYLIGDIHGCYHELRHLLDKVSFDPTQDTLWLTGDLVARGPDSLEVLRFVKNLGTSLKLVLGNHDLHLLGVFAKISRNKPRDKLNNLLNAPDADELINWLRRQPVLQVDEDKKIIMAHAGITPQWDLETAKMCAREVEAILSSDSYPLFINSMYGDLPNNWSPELSGLARLRFSTNALTRMRYCFPNGQLDMICKDKPQDAPTPLKPWFDLPSQLPEGYSIIFGHWASLEGKGTPDNVYALDTGCCWGGNLTCLRWEDKQYFTQSSLSAPK; this is translated from the coding sequence ATGGCAACTTATTTAATTGGTGATATTCATGGCTGTTACCATGAACTGCGCCACCTTCTTGATAAAGTCAGTTTCGATCCTACACAAGACACATTATGGTTAACGGGTGATCTTGTTGCACGAGGCCCAGACTCTCTCGAAGTACTACGCTTTGTAAAAAACTTAGGTACTTCACTTAAACTCGTCTTGGGTAATCATGATCTTCATCTTTTAGGTGTATTTGCAAAAATTAGTCGCAATAAACCAAGAGATAAGCTGAATAACTTGCTCAATGCGCCAGATGCAGATGAATTAATTAATTGGTTAAGACGCCAACCTGTACTGCAAGTTGATGAAGACAAGAAAATTATTATGGCTCATGCTGGGATCACCCCCCAATGGGATTTAGAAACAGCCAAAATGTGTGCTCGTGAAGTCGAAGCTATTCTAAGTAGTGATAGCTACCCTTTATTTATTAACTCAATGTATGGCGATCTACCGAACAACTGGTCACCAGAGCTTTCAGGTCTAGCGCGATTACGCTTTAGTACTAATGCACTCACACGTATGCGTTACTGCTTTCCTAATGGCCAACTTGATATGATTTGCAAAGATAAACCACAAGATGCTCCCACACCATTAAAACCTTGGTTCGATTTACCTAGCCAATTACCTGAAGGCTATAGCATTATTTTTGGGCATTGGGCTTCTCTTGAAGGGAAAGGCACTCCTGATAATGTTTATGCGTTAGATACGGGATGTTGTTGGGGAGGAAATCTCACTTGCTTACGTTGGGAAGACAAACAGTACTTCACTCAATCTAGTCTTTCTGCTCCCAAATAA
- the lptD gene encoding LPS assembly protein LptD, with translation MKKSYPTLLATLVWATIYAQPAYADLASQCLLGVPVYNKPLVQGDPNSLPVTITANDMQGEYPRMVKYKGDVDIKQGNQTLSADSVELTQTEGETPLRMVTATGNVSYDDPQIILKGPRAWSNLNNKDTDIEQGDYQMVGRQGRGYANKMQMRGENRYTIMDKGMFTSCLPGDDSWSVVGSEVILDREEQVAEIWNARFRVANVPIFYSPYLQLPIGDKRRSGFLIPNGSYSRSSGFDFQLPYYWNIAPNYDATITTNYISRRGLKLDNEFRYLTTPGRGTIAVDWINHDSQYNKDKDENKAGYLPRDTATRWLFYWGHSGVMNNVWRFNIDYTKVSDNKYFTDFTSQYGNTTDGYATQKFSTGYAQQNWNATLTTKQFQVFSDNKDARAYRAEPQLDLNYYKNDVGPFDFRTYAQFARFTSVGENTPEANRFHIEPTISLPASTGWASFNNELKIMATHYDQDIPDGYKTKPNNQKLDDSVNRVLPQFKSDMKVVFERQYQTNDITQTLEPRVQYLYVPYKDQSNINNFDSALLQSNYGGLFRDRMYGGLDRIASANQLTTGITSRFYDSELVERFNVSVGQIYFFERPKTGSSNEIINSKDETGSMVWAGDAYWRITDTVGMRGGLQYDRRLGSVSMGDAVMEYRADSDHLLQLSYRYVDRDYIQATRVRPYDGSINKLPEYQKGISQVGVVGSWPLAERWGLVGAYYFDTKESEPVSQMVGLQYNTCCWAVNVGYERKIVGWKVDHSDIDNKWSVNVELRGLSNNHSLGSQKMLERGILPYQRAF, from the coding sequence ATGAAAAAAAGTTATCCCACACTGCTGGCCACCCTAGTTTGGGCCACAATATACGCTCAGCCTGCTTATGCTGATCTTGCCTCCCAATGTTTACTGGGAGTTCCTGTTTATAACAAACCATTAGTACAAGGCGATCCTAACAGCTTGCCTGTCACTATCACTGCAAATGATATGCAAGGTGAGTATCCTCGCATGGTCAAATATAAAGGTGATGTTGATATTAAACAGGGAAACCAAACCTTAAGTGCCGACAGTGTTGAACTGACACAGACTGAGGGAGAAACACCATTAAGAATGGTCACAGCAACGGGAAATGTATCTTATGATGATCCTCAAATCATCTTAAAAGGCCCTCGTGCTTGGTCTAACCTTAATAATAAAGATACGGACATCGAGCAAGGTGATTACCAAATGGTTGGCCGTCAAGGCCGTGGCTACGCTAATAAAATGCAAATGCGTGGCGAAAACCGCTATACCATTATGGACAAGGGTATGTTCACGTCTTGTCTACCAGGAGATGATAGCTGGAGCGTTGTCGGCTCAGAGGTTATTTTAGATCGCGAAGAACAAGTCGCTGAAATCTGGAATGCACGTTTTCGTGTAGCTAATGTGCCTATTTTTTATAGCCCTTATCTTCAATTACCGATTGGTGATAAACGCCGTTCTGGTTTCTTGATTCCTAACGGAAGCTACTCTCGTAGTTCAGGATTTGATTTCCAACTCCCTTACTATTGGAATATCGCTCCTAATTATGATGCGACCATCACCACCAACTATATCAGTCGTCGTGGTTTAAAATTAGATAATGAATTCCGTTATTTAACCACACCAGGACGCGGTACCATCGCTGTAGATTGGATTAATCACGATAGCCAATACAATAAAGATAAAGATGAAAATAAAGCGGGCTATCTTCCTCGTGATACAGCAACTCGCTGGTTATTCTACTGGGGCCATAGTGGTGTAATGAATAATGTGTGGCGATTTAATATCGACTACACAAAAGTAAGTGATAACAAATACTTCACTGATTTTACCTCTCAGTATGGTAACACCACAGATGGTTATGCAACTCAAAAATTTAGTACGGGTTATGCACAACAGAACTGGAATGCCACATTAACCACTAAACAGTTCCAAGTCTTCTCTGATAATAAAGATGCAAGAGCTTATCGTGCAGAGCCACAGCTTGATCTCAATTATTACAAGAATGATGTAGGTCCATTTGATTTCCGTACTTACGCTCAATTTGCTCGCTTTACCAGTGTGGGGGAGAATACACCAGAAGCAAATCGTTTCCATATTGAGCCAACGATTTCACTCCCAGCATCTACGGGATGGGCAAGCTTCAATAATGAGCTGAAAATCATGGCAACTCATTATGATCAAGACATTCCTGACGGTTATAAAACCAAACCCAATAATCAAAAATTAGATGACAGCGTTAATCGTGTATTACCGCAGTTTAAATCTGATATGAAAGTGGTTTTTGAGCGTCAATACCAAACAAACGATATTACGCAAACCCTTGAGCCTCGAGTGCAATATCTTTATGTCCCTTATAAAGATCAGTCTAATATCAATAATTTTGACTCCGCTTTATTACAATCAAACTATGGCGGACTTTTCCGCGATAGAATGTATGGTGGTTTAGACCGCATTGCATCTGCAAACCAATTAACAACTGGTATCACTTCGCGTTTTTATGATAGCGAATTAGTTGAACGTTTTAACGTTTCTGTGGGTCAAATCTACTTCTTTGAACGTCCGAAAACAGGTTCATCAAACGAAATCATCAATAGCAAAGATGAAACAGGTTCAATGGTATGGGCAGGTGACGCTTATTGGAGGATCACTGATACCGTAGGTATGCGTGGTGGTTTACAATATGACCGTCGTTTAGGTAGCGTCTCAATGGGCGATGCTGTTATGGAATATCGCGCAGATAGCGATCATCTTCTACAGTTAAGCTATCGTTATGTTGATCGTGACTATATCCAAGCAACACGTGTTCGCCCTTACGATGGCAGTATTAATAAACTTCCTGAATACCAAAAAGGTATTTCACAAGTTGGTGTCGTAGGAAGTTGGCCATTAGCAGAGCGTTGGGGACTTGTAGGTGCTTATTACTTTGATACCAAAGAATCAGAGCCTGTTAGCCAAATGGTTGGTCTGCAATACAACACCTGTTGCTGGGCTGTGAATGTGGGTTATGAACGAAAAATTGTTGGCTGGAAAGTTGACCACAGCGATATTGATAATAAATGGTCTGTCAATGTGGAACTCAGAGGCCTAAGTAACAATCATAGTTTGGGTAGCCAGAAAATGCTTGAACGCGGTATCTTACCTTATCAAAGAGCATTCTGA
- the pdxA gene encoding 4-hydroxythreonine-4-phosphate dehydrogenase PdxA, whose protein sequence is MQTKQIKPLVITPGEPAGVGPDLIISLAQMSWDLPWVVCADPQLLKTRAELLNLPLSLVEYDPATPPQAHTPSQICVLPISLHTDVIPSTLDTRNGLYVVETLARACDGCLNGEFSALVTGPVHKGIINDAGVHFTGHTEFFADRSHCERVVMMLATDTLRVALATTHLPLRDVADAITGELLHEIITILNHDLKTKFGIAEPQIYVCGLNPHAGESGHMGREEIDIIEPALTQLRQQGVHLHGPYPADTLFQPKYLTHADAVLAMYHDQGLPVLKYEGFGRAVNITLGLPFIRTSVDHGTALELAGTKSADAGSFCTALNLAINMIQNCNE, encoded by the coding sequence ATGCAAACTAAGCAAATAAAACCACTTGTTATCACCCCCGGCGAACCAGCCGGGGTTGGTCCTGACCTTATTATCTCATTAGCACAAATGAGTTGGGATTTACCTTGGGTTGTTTGTGCTGATCCTCAATTACTTAAAACAAGAGCAGAATTGTTAAACCTGCCTCTTTCATTAGTTGAATACGATCCTGCCACGCCACCTCAAGCACACACACCAAGTCAAATTTGTGTACTCCCTATTTCACTTCATACTGATGTCATTCCAAGTACATTAGATACGCGCAATGGGTTATACGTTGTAGAAACATTAGCTCGTGCTTGTGATGGCTGCCTAAATGGTGAATTTTCAGCACTTGTGACTGGGCCGGTTCATAAAGGTATTATCAATGATGCAGGTGTGCATTTTACAGGGCACACCGAGTTTTTTGCTGATCGTAGCCATTGTGAACGTGTTGTTATGATGCTGGCGACAGATACATTAAGAGTCGCATTGGCAACCACACATTTACCACTACGAGATGTGGCGGATGCAATTACAGGTGAGCTTCTACATGAAATTATCACCATTTTAAACCACGATTTAAAAACCAAATTTGGTATAGCAGAACCTCAAATTTACGTTTGTGGCCTTAATCCTCATGCAGGGGAAAGTGGTCATATGGGACGTGAAGAAATTGATATTATTGAGCCTGCATTAACACAATTACGTCAGCAAGGAGTTCATCTTCATGGACCTTATCCTGCTGATACCTTATTCCAACCTAAATATTTAACACATGCTGATGCGGTGCTTGCGATGTATCACGATCAGGGATTACCTGTGCTAAAATATGAAGGTTTCGGTCGCGCCGTGAATATAACTCTTGGCCTTCCTTTTATCCGTACTTCTGTTGATCATGGCACCGCCCTTGAGCTTGCAGGTACGAAAAGCGCAGATGCTGGCAGTTTTTGCACCGCATTAAATTTAGCCATTAATATGATACAAAATTGTAATGAATAA
- the surA gene encoding peptidylprolyl isomerase SurA: MKNWKTLFIGLMITVGAATSSTTFAAQELNRVSAIVNNGVVLESDVNRMLQTVKMNAKNAGQEMPDEQVLRQQILERLVMDNIILQMAQQMQIDIPDAAVESTIQGIAAENKISLEQLKKRLAADGISYNDYRQDIRKEMMLAEVRNNEVRRRITILPQEVDSLAKQIEGQASQSIDLNLSHILIPLSENPAPAEMEKAKQVITRIMNQLKNGADFGKLAATYSADPQALNGGNMGWASIDELPTLFAKELANAQKGQIVGPLHSGVGLHIIKVNDVRGGTNTLSVTEVKSRHILLKSSPIMNDEQAYAKLQQISADIRSGKITFADAAKEYSEDPGSALRGGELGWSMPDVYDPAFRDALMRLNKNELSQPVRSNFGWHLIELEDTRSVDKTDAANKEQAYRLLFNRKFNEEVQNWMQELRVGAYVKIMNENNAN; this comes from the coding sequence ATGAAAAATTGGAAAACGCTGTTTATCGGCTTAATGATCACGGTCGGTGCAGCTACCAGCTCAACAACATTTGCTGCACAAGAATTAAACCGTGTATCGGCTATCGTCAATAACGGTGTCGTTCTAGAAAGTGACGTCAATAGAATGCTACAGACGGTCAAAATGAACGCAAAAAATGCGGGTCAAGAGATGCCAGATGAGCAAGTTCTTCGCCAACAAATTCTAGAGCGTTTGGTCATGGATAACATCATTTTGCAAATGGCACAGCAAATGCAAATTGATATTCCTGATGCCGCAGTAGAATCTACAATTCAGGGCATTGCTGCTGAAAATAAAATTTCACTTGAACAACTGAAAAAACGCCTTGCAGCTGATGGTATTTCTTACAATGATTATCGCCAAGATATTCGTAAAGAGATGATGTTGGCAGAAGTTCGTAACAATGAAGTGCGTCGCCGTATTACTATTTTACCTCAAGAAGTTGATTCTCTTGCTAAGCAAATTGAAGGCCAAGCAAGCCAAAGTATTGATCTAAATCTGAGCCATATCTTAATTCCATTATCAGAAAATCCTGCGCCAGCAGAAATGGAAAAAGCAAAACAAGTCATTACTCGTATTATGAACCAACTTAAAAATGGTGCAGATTTCGGTAAATTGGCTGCAACTTATTCTGCTGATCCACAAGCTTTAAATGGCGGTAACATGGGTTGGGCATCTATTGATGAATTACCCACTCTGTTTGCTAAAGAGTTAGCAAATGCGCAAAAAGGCCAAATCGTAGGGCCTCTTCACTCTGGCGTTGGCTTACACATTATCAAAGTAAACGATGTTCGTGGTGGAACTAATACCCTTTCTGTTACAGAAGTTAAAAGCCGTCATATTCTGCTAAAAAGCTCACCAATCATGAATGATGAGCAAGCCTATGCCAAGTTACAGCAGATCTCTGCCGATATTCGCAGTGGTAAAATAACCTTTGCTGATGCAGCAAAAGAATACTCTGAAGATCCAGGTTCAGCATTACGTGGCGGTGAGTTAGGATGGTCAATGCCTGATGTTTACGATCCGGCATTCCGTGATGCGTTAATGCGCTTAAATAAAAACGAATTAAGCCAACCTGTTCGCTCAAACTTTGGCTGGCATTTAATTGAATTAGAAGACACTCGTAGTGTTGATAAAACAGATGCCGCGAATAAAGAACAAGCATACCGTTTACTCTTCAATCGTAAATTTAACGAAGAAGTACAAAACTGGATGCAAGAGCTACGAGTTGGGGCTTATGTGAAAATAATGAACGAGAATAATGCAAACTAA
- a CDS encoding LysE family translocator codes for MLETSLVVFTIALLGMISPGPDFFLVVKNAARYQRSAAMMTAMGIVAALLVHMSYCVAGIAVLITTTPWLFSILKYAGAAYLLWIGFQSLLSKSNHSIDENSDKHSQISFKKAFMQGFLCNLLNPKATLFFLAVFTQVLSVDSSIGEKLWYAFIIWGLAVVYWPLLVLLIQSAPVRRVLNKIQKGIDKVLGVVLIGLGIKVALS; via the coding sequence ATGCTTGAAACTTCTTTAGTTGTTTTTACAATTGCTTTACTCGGTATGATCTCACCAGGCCCTGACTTTTTTCTCGTTGTAAAAAATGCGGCACGTTATCAACGATCTGCGGCAATGATGACTGCGATGGGAATTGTGGCAGCATTACTTGTGCATATGTCATATTGTGTTGCAGGTATTGCCGTTCTTATCACAACAACGCCTTGGCTTTTTTCCATTTTAAAATATGCCGGAGCCGCGTATTTACTCTGGATTGGTTTTCAGAGTTTGCTCTCAAAATCTAATCATTCGATTGATGAAAACTCAGATAAACATTCGCAAATCAGCTTTAAGAAAGCCTTTATGCAAGGTTTCCTCTGTAATTTACTCAATCCTAAAGCCACCTTGTTCTTTCTTGCCGTTTTCACTCAGGTGTTAAGTGTCGATTCAAGTATTGGTGAAAAATTGTGGTATGCCTTTATTATTTGGGGCTTAGCCGTAGTTTACTGGCCTTTATTGGTTTTATTAATTCAAAGCGCGCCTGTCAGAAGAGTGCTTAATAAAATCCAAAAAGGGATTGATAAAGTATTAGGTGTTGTACTGATTGGTTTAGGTATTAAAGTCGCGTTGAGTTAA
- the folA gene encoding type 3 dihydrofolate reductase: protein MNISLIAALAMDRIIGMEKAMPWTLPGDLAWFKKNTLNKPVIMGRVTYESIGRPLPNRLNIVLSSQPGTDSDVVWVKSVEEALQAAENHEEIMVIGGGKVYEQFLPMANTLYLTHIDAEVIGDTTFPDYEPDEWDSTFMEYHEADENNSHNYCFEILKRRK from the coding sequence ATGAATATTAGTTTAATCGCAGCATTAGCGATGGATCGCATTATTGGTATGGAAAAGGCAATGCCTTGGACATTACCGGGTGACCTCGCATGGTTTAAAAAGAATACGCTAAATAAACCCGTTATTATGGGCCGGGTGACTTATGAGTCTATTGGACGTCCTTTACCGAATCGTCTGAATATTGTTTTAAGTAGCCAACCGGGAACAGATAGCGATGTTGTTTGGGTTAAATCTGTAGAGGAAGCTTTACAAGCTGCTGAAAATCATGAAGAAATCATGGTGATAGGTGGCGGTAAAGTGTATGAGCAATTTCTTCCTATGGCAAATACACTTTACCTAACTCACATTGACGCTGAAGTTATCGGTGATACAACATTCCCAGATTATGAGCCTGATGAGTGGGATTCAACCTTTATGGAATACCATGAAGCAGATGAAAATAACTCACATAACTACTGCTTCGAAATATTAAAAAGAAGAAAATAA